A window of the Desulfovibrio sp. genome harbors these coding sequences:
- the miaA gene encoding tRNA (adenosine(37)-N6)-dimethylallyltransferase MiaA gives MHPAKALCILGPTGAGKTEAALALADAVRGVVVNFDSRQVYREIPVTTAQPTPEEQTRCGHMLYGFLSCSRAISAGAYAELAAPVIRDVLAQEMVPILVGGTGLYLKALLEGMAPIPDVPGEVRQKVLDDWDFHGPLAMHERLALSDPAYATKVHPNDRQRVTRALEVFDATGRTFSQWHAATEKVLDVPCLKMGIGLDKGVLEKRLARRIEAMLEAGALEEIRRAVELCPEPNAPGLSGIGCAELAAHLRGETSLDEAKALWLSNTKAYAKRQMTWFKKDPDIRWFSPGEAGAMLTTAQKWLHTP, from the coding sequence GTGCATCCCGCAAAGGCTCTTTGCATACTGGGGCCGACAGGAGCCGGAAAAACCGAGGCGGCTCTGGCTTTGGCAGACGCGGTACGAGGCGTGGTGGTCAATTTCGATTCACGCCAGGTGTATCGGGAGATTCCGGTCACCACCGCCCAGCCCACTCCCGAGGAGCAGACCCGGTGCGGGCACATGCTCTACGGTTTTCTTTCCTGTTCGCGGGCCATATCCGCTGGAGCTTATGCCGAGCTGGCCGCGCCCGTAATCCGGGATGTGCTGGCCCAGGAGATGGTCCCCATTCTGGTCGGTGGCACCGGCCTGTACCTGAAGGCCTTGCTCGAGGGCATGGCCCCGATCCCGGATGTGCCCGGCGAGGTCCGCCAAAAGGTTCTCGACGACTGGGATTTCCACGGACCTCTGGCCATGCACGAACGTCTGGCACTGAGCGATCCCGCCTATGCTACAAAAGTGCACCCGAACGACCGCCAACGCGTGACCAGAGCCCTGGAAGTCTTCGATGCCACAGGCAGGACGTTCTCCCAGTGGCATGCGGCCACCGAGAAGGTGCTTGACGTGCCCTGCCTGAAGATGGGCATCGGCCTGGACAAGGGAGTCCTGGAAAAACGTCTGGCCCGCCGCATCGAGGCCATGCTCGAAGCGGGTGCCCTGGAGGAAATCCGGCGCGCCGTGGAACTCTGCCCGGAGCCCAATGCGCCGGGGCTTTCCGGAATAGGCTGCGCCGAACTGGCCGCCCATCTGCGCGGGGAAACGAGCCTGGATGAGGCCAAGGCCCTGTGGCTTTCCAATACAAAGGCCTACGCCAAGCGGCAGATGACCTGGTTCAAGAAGGACCCGGACATTCGCTGGTTCAGCCCGGGCGAGGCAGGGGCGATGCTTACGACGGCGCAAAAATGGTTGCACACGCCGTGA
- the coaD gene encoding pantetheine-phosphate adenylyltransferase has translation MDSRKSHTAVYPGTFDPLTMGHRSLVRRALKVFDGVTVAVAEQTPKQPLFTLEERVEMIREVFASEPRVKVEPFSGLLVEYVRSSGANVILRGMRAVSDFDYEFQLALMNRRLDKDIESVFLMTDFRWLYISSTIIKELARAGGDYEGLVPDAVTRRLRERFGPPNGKRK, from the coding sequence ATGGACTCTCGCAAATCCCACACAGCCGTCTATCCCGGAACCTTCGACCCCCTGACCATGGGCCACCGCAGCCTTGTGCGCCGTGCGCTCAAGGTTTTCGACGGGGTCACCGTGGCGGTGGCGGAACAGACGCCCAAGCAACCTCTTTTCACCCTGGAAGAGCGGGTGGAGATGATCCGCGAGGTTTTCGCAAGCGAACCCCGCGTCAAGGTCGAGCCGTTCAGCGGGCTTTTGGTGGAGTACGTTCGCTCCTCCGGGGCCAACGTCATTCTGCGGGGCATGCGCGCGGTTTCGGACTTCGACTATGAATTCCAGCTGGCGCTCATGAACAGGCGTCTGGACAAGGACATCGAAAGCGTATTTCTCATGACCGACTTCAGGTGGCTCTACATAAGCTCCACCATCATCAAGGAACTTGCCAGGGCGGGAGGCGACTACGAGGGGCTGGTGCCGGACGCGGTGACGCGCCGCTTGCGGGAACGCTTCGGCCCCCCCAACGGCAAGAGAAAATAG
- the rsmD gene encoding 16S rRNA (guanine(966)-N(2))-methyltransferase RsmD — MAVRILGGRFKGRDLPTLSGDGCRPAMAKVREALFNMLAARGLDVEGLRVLDVFAGTGSLGFECLSRGAAFVRFVEANKTLARRIADNGRLLGLGPESCSASPGDALKLLSRPPREPFGLVFIDPPYGRDLLAPVLTRVVANHWLAPGAFVVAELEKDLNLNICPASLELEADRLYGQTRILVWTLANPTQPSIPEPSTP, encoded by the coding sequence ATAGCCGTGCGCATATTGGGGGGAAGATTCAAGGGGCGCGACCTGCCCACGCTTTCGGGCGACGGCTGCCGGCCGGCCATGGCCAAGGTGCGCGAGGCGCTTTTTAACATGCTGGCGGCCAGAGGGCTTGACGTGGAAGGCCTAAGGGTGCTTGACGTGTTCGCGGGCACCGGCAGCCTGGGATTTGAATGCCTGAGCCGAGGCGCGGCGTTTGTCCGGTTTGTGGAAGCCAACAAGACCCTGGCCAGGCGGATAGCCGACAACGGACGCCTCCTGGGTCTTGGCCCCGAATCCTGCTCGGCTTCCCCGGGAGACGCCCTCAAGCTTCTCTCAAGACCGCCCCGGGAGCCTTTCGGACTCGTGTTTATCGATCCGCCGTACGGCCGCGATCTTCTGGCTCCGGTGCTTACGCGTGTTGTCGCCAACCACTGGCTTGCCCCCGGCGCCTTTGTCGTGGCCGAGCTGGAAAAAGATCTCAACCTGAATATCTGCCCCGCCTCACTGGAACTGGAGGCGGACCGGCTTTACGGACAAACCAGGATACTCGTATGGACTCTCGCAAATCCCACACAGCCGTCTATCCCGGAACCTTCGACCCCCTGA
- the fusA gene encoding elongation factor G: MASHSPSGKPGIGSLRNIGIIAHIDAGKTTLTERILYYAGKIHRMGEVHEGTATMDYLPEEQERGITITSACTTCYWAGRQINIIDTPGHVDFTIEVERSLRVLDGAIGVFCGVSGVEPQSETVWRQSEHYRVPKLAFVNKMDRPGADFRAVLDSMRQRLGAVPLAIQIPLGAGPDFSGIADLVRMEKIVFSGDTAERAPLAADERALAEPWRDTMLEALAEHDEALMVAYLGGEAIASDMIAAVIRKATLSRGLTPVLTGSALRNMGVQPVMDAVCDYLPSPADIGSVQGLDPVSRKTVELAPDPKAPLSALVFKVIMEAGRKLALVRVYSGTLVEGEDAVNVTQGKTERIGRIFHLHADQKEPLPKAGPGEIVALAGMKLPRTGDTLASKAQPVLLESISQYKPVLSMALEPRNTEELDKLKDAMARVLLEDPTLTCAHDEDTAQLILSGMGELHLEVVLERIRREHGLTPRAGKPQVVCHETVTREGRGEAEFARELGGQMHYGKVVLTVAPLPREKGREIHVPLDPKVWPKVWLDAVAEGLEDGLESGALEGFPVQDVSVRVEDMGRVEGQSSPAGYRMAAAQALKSALRNASPALLEPIMYLDISVPDDFVGDVIGLLGSKGAKIENLFDRAGQKIVQALTPLRRLFGFSTELRSATQGRAGMVMKFARFDLLE, encoded by the coding sequence ATGGCTTCACATTCTCCCTCGGGCAAGCCGGGAATCGGCTCTCTGCGCAATATCGGCATCATCGCCCATATCGATGCGGGCAAGACCACTCTGACCGAGAGGATTCTCTATTACGCCGGCAAGATACACCGCATGGGCGAGGTCCACGAAGGCACCGCCACCATGGACTATCTGCCCGAGGAACAGGAACGGGGCATCACCATCACCTCGGCCTGCACCACCTGCTACTGGGCGGGCCGCCAGATAAACATCATCGACACTCCCGGACACGTCGACTTCACCATTGAGGTGGAGCGCTCCCTGCGCGTTCTGGACGGAGCCATCGGCGTCTTTTGCGGTGTGTCCGGAGTCGAACCCCAGTCCGAGACCGTGTGGCGCCAATCCGAGCATTACCGAGTTCCGAAGCTGGCCTTTGTGAACAAGATGGACAGGCCGGGGGCGGATTTCCGGGCTGTTTTGGACTCCATGCGCCAGCGCCTCGGTGCTGTCCCGCTCGCCATCCAGATCCCTCTGGGTGCGGGCCCTGATTTTTCCGGCATTGCCGATCTTGTGCGCATGGAGAAAATAGTTTTCTCCGGCGATACGGCTGAACGCGCTCCTCTCGCCGCCGACGAGAGAGCCCTGGCCGAGCCCTGGCGGGACACCATGCTCGAAGCCCTTGCCGAACATGACGAAGCCCTCATGGTAGCCTATCTTGGCGGCGAGGCCATCGCTTCGGACATGATAGCCGCCGTGATCAGGAAGGCCACGCTGTCGCGCGGGCTCACCCCGGTTCTGACCGGTTCGGCTCTTCGGAACATGGGCGTCCAGCCCGTCATGGACGCTGTCTGCGACTATCTGCCGAGCCCGGCCGACATCGGATCGGTGCAGGGCCTGGATCCTGTTTCCAGGAAGACGGTCGAGCTCGCTCCAGACCCCAAGGCTCCGCTCTCCGCCCTGGTGTTCAAGGTGATCATGGAAGCGGGGCGCAAGCTCGCCCTGGTGCGCGTGTATTCCGGCACCCTGGTCGAAGGCGAGGATGCCGTGAACGTCACCCAGGGCAAGACCGAGAGGATTGGCCGCATCTTCCATCTGCACGCGGACCAGAAGGAGCCCCTGCCCAAGGCCGGACCAGGCGAGATCGTGGCTCTGGCCGGGATGAAACTGCCGCGCACCGGCGACACCTTGGCCAGCAAGGCGCAGCCAGTACTGTTGGAGAGCATCTCCCAGTACAAGCCGGTGCTTTCCATGGCCCTGGAGCCTCGCAACACCGAGGAACTTGATAAGTTGAAGGACGCCATGGCCAGGGTGCTCCTGGAAGACCCCACCTTGACCTGCGCTCACGACGAGGACACCGCCCAGCTCATCCTTTCCGGCATGGGAGAGCTGCACCTGGAAGTGGTGCTGGAGCGCATCCGGCGCGAGCACGGTCTGACGCCCAGGGCGGGCAAGCCCCAGGTGGTCTGCCACGAGACAGTCACCAGGGAAGGCCGCGGCGAAGCGGAATTCGCCCGCGAGCTGGGCGGACAGATGCACTACGGGAAAGTTGTGCTCACTGTGGCGCCTCTGCCCCGTGAAAAGGGCAGGGAAATCCATGTGCCGCTCGACCCGAAAGTCTGGCCCAAGGTCTGGCTGGACGCTGTGGCAGAGGGCCTGGAGGATGGGCTTGAATCCGGGGCCCTGGAGGGCTTTCCGGTTCAGGACGTCTCCGTGCGCGTGGAGGACATGGGAAGGGTGGAAGGCCAGTCGTCCCCGGCGGGCTACCGCATGGCCGCAGCCCAGGCCCTGAAGAGCGCGCTTCGAAACGCTTCCCCGGCGCTGCTGGAACCCATCATGTATCTTGATATCTCGGTCCCGGACGACTTCGTGGGCGACGTGATCGGCCTGCTGGGTTCCAAAGGGGCGAAGATTGAGAATCTTTTCGACCGGGCAGGGCAGAAGATCGTCCAGGCGCTCACACCCCTGCGCAGGCTGTTCGGCTTTTCCACCGAGCTTCGTTCCGCCACCCAGGGCAGGGCGGGCATGGTGATGAAGTTCGCCCGGTTCGACCTCCTGGAATAG
- a CDS encoding outer membrane protein assembly factor BamD, with protein MTRTNFVRAISLALLLFGLSGCGFIDYYFLPPAEDTAQELWEAGRDAMKEKRYTEAQEYFLKLKDRYPFSPYTPDGLIGLGDAYFMDDKFLQAADAYKEFEALHPRHEQIPYVLYQVGVSTFRRLESIDLPQDGLQEAIQYFTLLKDAYPNTQWGQDAPNWIVKCRTRMASHEIFVADFYWNTDRFGAAWRRYMYVAENFKDLPEIFAYSKERAQLSYLKYQKTLSESERREVEGSWLKFLKWL; from the coding sequence ATGACAAGAACCAATTTCGTGCGCGCCATATCACTGGCGCTTCTGCTTTTCGGCCTTTCCGGCTGCGGCTTCATCGACTACTATTTCCTGCCTCCGGCCGAGGACACCGCTCAGGAACTCTGGGAAGCCGGGCGGGACGCCATGAAGGAAAAGCGCTACACCGAAGCTCAGGAGTACTTCCTGAAGCTTAAGGACCGCTATCCTTTCAGTCCCTACACCCCTGACGGACTCATCGGGTTGGGCGACGCCTACTTCATGGACGACAAGTTCCTGCAGGCCGCGGACGCCTACAAGGAATTCGAAGCCCTTCATCCCAGGCACGAGCAGATCCCTTACGTGCTCTACCAGGTCGGCGTGTCCACCTTCCGCCGGCTCGAGTCCATCGATCTGCCTCAGGACGGTCTCCAGGAGGCCATCCAGTACTTCACCCTGCTCAAGGACGCCTATCCCAACACCCAGTGGGGACAGGACGCGCCCAACTGGATCGTGAAGTGCCGGACCCGCATGGCTTCCCACGAGATTTTCGTGGCCGACTTCTACTGGAACACGGACAGGTTCGGAGCCGCTTGGCGCCGCTACATGTACGTTGCCGAGAACTTCAAGGATCTGCCCGAGATCTTCGCGTATTCCAAGGAGAGGGCCCAGCTCTCCTACTTGAAATACCAGAAGACCCTTTCCGAGTCGGAACGCCGGGAAGTGGAAGGCAGTTGGCTCAAGTTCCTGAAATGGCTCTAA